tctatttctgaaacaaaagtaaaaaatgaaaactcttctTATCATTCACTCTTATCATCACCCTCTACTCACCTGCCGcccctagaaatagaaattttattatgttattaaacaaatttctattccaagaacaaaaattttgagtggttatcaaacacatttctttactcaaaaactcatccagaaaatagaaattgaggaaTCAATTTCtggttaaaaattgatttctgttctagaaattttgtcccTAAGTATACCTAGAATTGCTCTCTGTATGTTTTTCTCATTGTGAAGGAATATAAATCATTGTGTAAAGCTTTGACTGCATGCATGCTGTAGTACATAATGGTGATACTCAAGGGATCGTTGGACATTACGCTCGCGGGCAACAGAGAACCAGCTGCATACGGTGAAATCGTATCCATTGGGGGCATAAACTCCCAAGTGAAGAAGAGGCTGATCGATTCAGTCGCCAGCATCCTCCAGACCAATCTGTCCATTCCAAGGACTCGATTCTTCCTCAAAGTTTACGACACCACAATGGGACGTGTTCCTTCCAAGCTGTGAAGTCTTGTAAGGAAATTGCAGCCACATGTATCACTTGGATCGTGCATTATGTCGGAATTATCAAGACTGGTAGAGATGCACTAAGCTCTTGATGAAGGAGCATTAACTATTGGGGCACCACTCTCCTCATTTGTCACAAACCCAAATAAGAAGTGCTGAGTTGTGTTCATTCTTCATCTCTGCATTTGAAGTTTTATCGTTGTTAGTCAATCAAATTAATGAGGTCTACCATATGATGATTTAGTTTAATGTTATGGAAATGTGAGAGGGATATGGATCTTGAGAATATTAAACTTTAACTCCTTCCTACATAAGCACTTGATTTTAATAGCACGGAGAGGGACTTGATGAAACCCTAGATAGGGTTTGAAGATGGGCTTTCTCAGGCTTCCAATTTTAAAACCCCTTTTAAGCTAATACGAGATCGGATAAGGGCACCACGATAAGTCAACCCAATCTGGCTCCTCTTCCTATGTGGAATGAAAGTCGGATATTACCTTTAGCAGGCGTACTAAAAGAAGAGAGTATTAGAACATATGTCCCAAGCATGAATTTGTAAATAAAAGCTAATCCAAATTGAAGTGTGTGGAAGTCTGGTCCACATTGGCGGACATTGAGATATGCTTTGAAAATGGGCATTTTCAGACTTTCAATTTTAATTCCCGTTTCGAGCCTTGTGACTAGGGTTGGGATGCTCGGCCTGCAATGTTCAGTCTAGGCTACTTTTACAGGAGAAGCTTAGGGACTGTTTGTTAAAAAGTATTATGTTCCTGTTGActcctaaattttgattagatttttaattaggctttagtttctttatttatgtattttgcctctttttcggataaattcaataaaaacaaaaacaaaacaagaaaaaaaacaaataaaaaaaagaaaagcaaaaagcaaaaaaaaaaaagcagccagtccccttttctttctttttttttcccttcgcACGACCCGGCCCAACCccatctctccttcttcttccttcttcttcttcctcgctccttccTTCTCTGCCTCTGTAGTTCACGCGCAGCGACGATGACGCGCTCGAAGACAACATACGGCCGAGGagggtaggccgacgtcggccggaagAGACAGATCTCAGGCGCCATTATTGGCttccttcaatgccgagcacgcctTGTTGGaggagctcggatgggacgccggtgcAGCCGCGGGAGTCCGGTCGGGGTGTGAGAGCGGAGGCCGAACCTCCATCGAccggcctcctcctcgcctataaataggagggcACAACCTCCTTCGAAGAACAACAACGCAAGCTCAGAAACcttcccccgagagacttcaggggaagGATTGAAgagtgagcgagagagaaatcCGGTCGTCTGCTCgaacgacctccctccgagagacttcgggggaggccgacGGCTAGCGAAccgacggagagagagagatagaaagcTAGCGAGCGTTGCAAGcttcccccgagagacttcaggggaggcccGATCGTTCGCAAGCCTAGATCtgagggagagggaagagatcGGAGCCGGAGGAGACGCCGCCTCGAGTTGTGCCCAACGCCGCTGCCACTCCAGATCTGCGAAGGCGAAGGCCACCACCGACGCCATCGCTGCCCCGGACTACCGTTGTCGTCCAGTCCCCGCTGACGGCTCCACCCGATCTCGCATCCCCGACGCTGTCCCTGATGACTCGCCAAAACCCCTTGCCATGTTGGGCCGCCGTCGCTCCTCGCACCGTCACTGTGCCGTCGCCCTCCGCGTCACCACCGTCGCTGTGTCGCTATCCTTCGACGTCCCTGCCATCCTTCATTGGCGCCGTCAAGAGGTAAGGAGGAGGAGAGCCCCGAAGTCGGGTCGGCCGGGTCGGGCTGGGTTGGCATCCGGGTAAGGTTTCCCCGGGTTGGGCCTTCACGCGTGGACTAAATTCGCACGGGCCTCGGAGAAGTGGGTTTATTTTGGGCCAGGCTTGTTttctaaaaagggagaaaaacaataaataaaaaatcgcGGGCCTGTCCGGTCTTGGGCTCGCGGCCCGGTCGGGACGCAACcggggatccgacccgggtcgtttttaaaatattatattatatataaaaaataaaaataaaattatttttccaaaaaatcaaaaatatcaaaaatatctcattattttcccaaaaaagctaaaaaaagtcagaaaaagcaaaaaaaatacttattttccaaaaaatagcaaaaaatccaaaaatcccttttactttaaaaaaaaatagaaaaaggacccaaaaatgtttttcctccacaaaatgcatggaaaatcccttaaACATCTAAAAATCCAAATCCTTagaatttaaacaagattaggcaccgaaagggcattagtgattaactagtgtaatcaaatccccgatcctaatttctctggttgcgcaggagcaagtatttctcccgatacttcgcttgagtttctaatcgacccaccttaaactgattagtggcgactccattttaaaattaacttacaggttaagtcgtgaattggtggacttgggagagtccaagCTAAAAAAAAGACCTAGCCAAACCATTAGCCTTCGCTAGGTGCTCGCCCCCGATCAGGCgccgagaaaaaaagaggtcgcaacagttcccaaaacaaaattttatgttcttttattctagggaacaaaaaaaaaaaaaatgtgtttggtaaaatttttgttcctggaaacaaaaaatttattattttgttttcgagaataaaaactctattttttttgttgccgagaacagatttgaaatagaaacaagaagtcgaaagaagtaacttcttgttcccgggaacaattttgagaatcaatttttctctctcttattttttcttttctttttcttccttttggctggtcgtcggcctcggccatggccggcaagctcgagctaACCCAGATCTAGTAAGGCCGAGCTTGCCCACCACCGGTGAGGTTCGGCCTCGTTGGGCTACCGCTAGGTTGGCGACACCGACGGTGGTTCGGTGAGGCTGACCTCGCATTGCCTGGGCTaggttgagcctcgctagtggcctgGCGAGGTTTCAGCGAGCTTGCTAGACCTCACCTAGCAAGTCGCCGGCCATTGCCGTGGCCGACGACaagccacaaaggaggaagaaggaaaagaaaaaaagaaggaaaaaaatatttaaaatattaaaaaatttaaaaaaacaacaaaattatataagtttatcaaatgcaattttattcctggaattgaaattttttacaattaCCAAGCGCAttcttatactcagaaattgttcccatgaacagaaatagaaaaaattatttatgttaaaaaattattcctcgaAACAGAATGGTTATTAAACACGCCCTTAGCCTACCACACCTTTTACACCCTAGCTACAACATTTCGGACGTTATGATTTTGTCTTGTATGTCCGTGAGAATTCGGTTGATTTTATCTCGTTTGTCACTGACATTTTACCGTTTGATAGATGGTTGTTGGATTCTTGTGGTTGTTCtttgaataatataaaattgatcGTTGGATCGAGCACGTTGGTTACTATATGTAGATTTGATTGTTAGTGTTCTTCAAGAAAGCTCATCGTTTCATGGACTAGGATTCAGTGTCTCCTACTTTAGTCTCATTTGTTGTCTCCATCATAGAACCGCAACACTAAATCCATCTAAACTCTAATCCCCACCGCACCCGATCCAATCCCGCAAGAGACGGGATAGACCTCATATCATCGTCCTATGTACTGGGACATATAACCATCGGTCTcctctcctcccctctctctatCCAGATTCTCCTCCATGTCCGTCAAGCTTTGG
The sequence above is drawn from the Eucalyptus grandis isolate ANBG69807.140 chromosome 11, ASM1654582v1, whole genome shotgun sequence genome and encodes:
- the LOC104427838 gene encoding macrophage migration inhibitory factor homolog is translated as MPCLYISTNVCLDGVDTNPLVAEATNACASIIGKPENYIMVILKGSLDITLAGNREPAAYGEIVSIGGINSQVKKRLIDSVASILQTNLSIPRTRFFLKVYDTTMGRVPSKL